Below is a genomic region from Treponema sp. OMZ 798.
AAGCCCCCCAAAAATATATTGGCATAAAGCCCAATCTGTAATTTCCACAGCAAGAATGCAATTTAATATTTTTGATAAAATCATCAGACCTTCTAAGAACTTTAGGAGATGTTCCAACCCAACCAAGAGGTATTTCCGAATATAAAAATCTTTTTTCCATACTGACACTTATAGCCGCCATGTTAGCATCAGATATTCCGTACGTCAAGAATTTCGCATTTTGCATTTGCCGCATTTGATCAATTAATGTTTTATGAAATAGCGAAGTTGTATACATTTGAGGCAAATTAAAATAATCATCCTTTGAATATAGACATCTATACATTTCTTTTTTTGAAGATTTAACTCTATACTTTTTCGTTACACTATATGAAACCGCAACATCACCATAATCAGATTGACATCCATTCCAAAAAAAATAAGCACGTCTACTTGCAATTGTTCTGATATTTTTTTTTGCTGCGATTTCTGTTAACATATCTGCAAGCTGAAAAAAATACGGTTGCAATCCGTCATCGCCGCCGACAAACATCTGCCATTGACCGGATGCATGTGTTTGAGCCCAATCAAAATGTGCTGCCATTGTAAGGCGGCTTATTGTATGCAGAACTTTTATATTAGGATGATTGAGAGAATCGATATATTCAGCTGTTCCGTCCGTAGAATTATCATCACTTATAATTAATTCATAATCAGTATAATTTTGAGAAATTATAGACTCTATTGTAGCAGGTAAATAATTTATAACATTATTTACAGGTATTATTATTGAATATTTAGGCTTATTCATCATAACTCCATTATCATTTCATTCACATCAGGTATTTCCAATCTTGAACATAAATTCATATTAGTTCTAAGGGTTCTGTCTATTTTTTCAGGATAAGCTTCACAAATATTTAATTTCAGATTATACTTATTATTAAAGAGATGAAGTAAATCATATTTTGTAACATCGTTAGAAGCAAAAATATGATACAATCCTTTTTGATATAAATCACCGTTTATTATTTTTTCACAGCATTTAGCGTATTCCAAAGTGGTCAACCCGTTCCAGTGATGAGTTTTATAACCGTCAACACTTTTACCTTTTTGTGATTTGGTCCATGAAATTAAGCTTGCATAACTATGTATCTCTTCACCTATAATACTTGTTCGCAGGACCATTGCTTCCGAGCATATCTCGCCGAGTGATTTTGATTTTCCATATATATCCAGTGCATCATGGGGATCTGTTTCAACATATTTACCTTTTTGACCGGAATATACACAATCGGTTGTAATATGTATTATTTTGCAACTATTTAAATTTGCCCACCGAGATAATTCCCATGGAAATAAAGAATTTATTTTGATTGTTGTTTCAATATTTTGGAAAACAAAAGGTTTTATCACTCCTATGCAATTGATAACATAATCTATATTTCGCGGAAGAATATTAAGGCTGTCGTGCAAAAGATCGTACTTAATTGAATTACAACTTAATTTATATTGATCATTTCGATGTGTCGGTATTATATTCAACAAGGAATTTTTAGAAAGGTATCGAGTTACGGCATT
It encodes:
- a CDS encoding glycosyltransferase family 2 protein, which translates into the protein MMNKPKYSIIIPVNNVINYLPATIESIISQNYTDYELIISDDNSTDGTAEYIDSLNHPNIKVLHTISRLTMAAHFDWAQTHASGQWQMFVGGDDGLQPYFFQLADMLTEIAAKKNIRTIASRRAYFFWNGCQSDYGDVAVSYSVTKKYRVKSSKKEMYRCLYSKDDYFNLPQMYTTSLFHKTLIDQMRQMQNAKFLTYGISDANMAAISVSMEKRFLYSEIPLGWVGTSPKVLRRSDDFIKNIKLHSCCGNYRLGFMPIYFWGALLTLSDFNRRTQTKLLSKRIIENMVANAYIQLNTTDFINSNKYDYFLEFLNINNLKLERIKKKVISINRKNRILAFFYTIVFFPWRCISFVLRRIPLLKKYFIPKDCSVYVRRTEQPHITLETASETVMKLVSKNLILVELIV
- a CDS encoding sugar nucleotide-binding protein; translated protein: MKKISVLVLGSTGMLGNAVTRYLSKNSLLNIIPTHRNDQYKLSCNSIKYDLLHDSLNILPRNIDYVINCIGVIKPFVFQNIETTIKINSLFPWELSRWANLNSCKIIHITTDCVYSGQKGKYVETDPHDALDIYGKSKSLGEICSEAMVLRTSIIGEEIHSYASLISWTKSQKGKSVDGYKTHHWNGLTTLEYAKCCEKIINGDLYQKGLYHIFASNDVTKYDLLHLFNNKYNLKLNICEAYPEKIDRTLRTNMNLCSRLEIPDVNEMIMEL